A genomic region of Photobacterium swingsii contains the following coding sequences:
- the ilvD gene encoding dihydroxy-acid dehydratase, with protein MPKYRSATTTHGRNMAGARALWRATGVKDEDFGKPIIAVVNSFTQFVPGHVHLKDMGQLVAGEIEKAGGIAKEFNTIAVDDGIAMGHGGMLYSLPSRELIADSVEYMVNAHCADAMVCISNCDKITPGMLMAALRINIPVIFVSGGPMEAGKTKLSDQILKLDLVDAMIQGADPTVSDEQSEQIERSACPTCGSCSGMFTANSMNCLTEALGLSQPGNGSMLATHADREQLFINAGKRIVDLTKRYYQNDDVSVLPRNIANKNAFENAMALDIAMGGSTNTVLHLLAAAQEGEVDFTMEDIDRMSRRVPHLCKVAPSTQQYHMEDVHRAGGVYGILGELDRAGLFHNDCYNVLGQTFAQTLPLYDIAVTESAEIKDFFRAGPAGIRTTKAFSQDCRWDSVDDDRESGCIRNKANAFSQDGGLAVLSGNMALNGCIVKTAGVDESCLTFTGPAVVFESQDSAVEGILGGKVKAGDVVVIRYEGPKGGPGMQEMLYPTTYLKSMGLGKECALITDGRFSGGTSGLSIGHVSPEAASGGTIGLIQDGDTIAIDIPNRTIELNVDENTLTERRAHNDQHGWKPVDRQRDVSYALRAYALLATSADQGAIRDKSKLEG; from the coding sequence ATGCCTAAGTACCGTTCTGCCACAACCACTCACGGCCGTAATATGGCCGGTGCCCGCGCTTTATGGCGTGCAACTGGCGTTAAAGATGAAGATTTCGGTAAGCCGATCATTGCCGTTGTTAACTCCTTTACCCAGTTTGTTCCCGGCCATGTTCACTTAAAAGACATGGGACAGCTGGTCGCAGGCGAAATTGAAAAAGCAGGCGGGATCGCCAAAGAGTTCAATACGATTGCAGTCGACGATGGGATCGCGATGGGTCATGGCGGCATGCTGTATTCGCTACCATCACGCGAACTCATTGCTGATTCCGTCGAGTATATGGTGAATGCCCACTGTGCCGATGCCATGGTGTGTATTTCTAACTGTGACAAAATCACTCCCGGTATGCTGATGGCCGCACTGCGGATCAATATTCCAGTAATTTTTGTGTCTGGTGGCCCGATGGAAGCGGGGAAAACCAAACTTTCGGATCAAATCCTGAAACTGGACCTGGTTGACGCCATGATCCAAGGGGCGGATCCAACCGTTTCTGACGAACAAAGCGAGCAGATCGAACGATCCGCTTGCCCAACCTGTGGATCGTGCTCAGGGATGTTTACTGCCAACTCAATGAACTGCCTAACTGAAGCATTGGGATTAAGCCAACCCGGTAATGGCTCAATGCTAGCCACTCATGCCGATCGTGAGCAACTGTTTATCAATGCAGGTAAGCGCATCGTCGATTTAACCAAACGTTATTACCAAAACGATGATGTCAGTGTACTACCACGCAATATTGCCAATAAAAACGCCTTTGAGAATGCGATGGCGCTCGATATTGCCATGGGTGGCTCCACCAATACCGTGCTGCACCTACTGGCTGCCGCACAGGAAGGGGAGGTCGACTTCACCATGGAGGACATCGACCGTATGTCTCGTCGAGTACCGCACCTGTGTAAAGTCGCCCCTTCAACCCAGCAATACCACATGGAAGATGTGCATCGTGCGGGGGGGGTTTACGGTATTTTAGGCGAATTGGATCGCGCTGGTCTATTCCATAACGATTGTTACAATGTGCTAGGTCAGACGTTTGCTCAAACACTGCCTCTTTACGATATTGCCGTGACAGAATCTGCTGAAATAAAAGACTTCTTCCGTGCTGGCCCTGCGGGTATTCGCACCACCAAAGCCTTCTCACAAGATTGCCGCTGGGACAGCGTCGATGATGATCGTGAAAGCGGCTGTATTCGTAACAAAGCCAACGCCTTTAGCCAAGATGGCGGCTTAGCGGTACTGTCTGGCAACATGGCACTCAATGGCTGCATCGTTAAAACCGCCGGCGTTGATGAGAGCTGTTTAACCTTCACTGGCCCTGCCGTGGTATTTGAAAGCCAAGACAGCGCAGTGGAAGGTATTCTCGGTGGCAAAGTCAAAGCTGGCGATGTAGTGGTGATCCGCTACGAGGGGCCTAAAGGCGGCCCAGGTATGCAAGAGATGCTGTACCCAACCACCTACCTTAAATCGATGGGACTAGGCAAGGAGTGTGCATTAATCACTGATGGTCGCTTCTCAGGAGGCACATCAGGGCTGTCGATTGGCCACGTCTCACCGGAAGCCGCAAGTGGCGGCACAATCGGCTTAATCCAGGATGGCGATACGATTGCGATTGATATTCCCAACCGTACGATTGAGCTTAATGTGGATGAAAACACTCTGACCGAACGCCGCGCTCATAACGATCAGCATGGTTGGAAGCCCGTTGACCGTCAACGTGATGTCTCTTACGCACTCCGTGCTTATGCATTGCTCGCAACCAGTGCCGATCAAGGTGCCATCCGCGACAAGTCAAAACTCGAAGGGTAG